From Acidobacteriota bacterium, one genomic window encodes:
- a CDS encoding class I SAM-dependent methyltransferase — protein sequence MTARRVSDGAAGWDEYAAFYDWENARTLGRRDVPFWRRLATQVDGRVLELGCGTGRILLPLARAGIAITGVDRSEPMLAFARRRVRRSRVTPLNAGLVRGDIRALPLRRAAFGMVIAPYGMLQSLTRARDLAQALESVARVLRKGGVFGIDLVPDLPRWREYRNRVTLRGRDRAGAAIALRESVRQDPRHGLTIFDQEYSRRLGRRTETRRFSLTFRTLSVPEIAARVEKAGFAMDAALGDYDGGPWDARADVWILLARRC from the coding sequence ATGACGGCGCGCCGGGTCAGCGATGGCGCCGCGGGCTGGGACGAGTACGCCGCGTTCTACGACTGGGAGAACGCGCGCACGCTCGGGCGCCGCGACGTGCCGTTCTGGCGCCGCCTCGCGACGCAGGTTGACGGTCGCGTGCTGGAGCTGGGCTGCGGCACCGGCCGCATCCTCCTGCCGCTTGCGCGAGCGGGCATCGCCATCACGGGCGTTGACCGGTCGGAGCCGATGCTGGCGTTCGCGCGTCGCCGGGTGCGTCGCAGTCGCGTCACGCCGCTCAACGCCGGGCTGGTCCGCGGGGACATTCGCGCGCTGCCGCTGCGCCGCGCGGCGTTCGGCATGGTCATCGCGCCGTACGGCATGCTGCAATCGCTGACGCGCGCGCGCGACCTCGCGCAGGCGCTCGAGTCGGTCGCGCGCGTCCTGCGGAAAGGGGGCGTGTTCGGGATCGATCTCGTGCCCGATCTGCCGCGCTGGCGCGAGTACCGCAACCGGGTGACCTTGCGCGGGCGCGACCGGGCCGGCGCGGCCATCGCCCTGCGCGAGTCGGTCCGGCAGGATCCGCGGCACGGCCTCACGATCTTCGACCAGGAATATTCACGCCGCCTCGGCCGCCGCACCGAGACCCGCCGCTTCTCGCTTACCTTCAGGACGCTCTCGGTGCCCGAGATCGCCGCGCGCGTGGAAAAGGCCGGATTTGCCATGGACGCGGCGCTCGGCGACTACGATGGGGGGCCGTGGGACGCACGCGCGGACGTCTGGATCCTGCTGGCTCGGCGGTGCTAA
- a CDS encoding 50S ribosomal protein L11 methyltransferase — protein MYNLNEYAFLLGDPRRMRAYGDAIARTVGQGSVVVDLGAGGGVLAVLAAKAGARRVYAIEAMPLGSVVADAARRSGVGEIVTFVHGLSTEVTLPERADVIVSDLHGVLPHFREHLPAIVDARERFLRDGGALIPAREWLQAALADAPDLYQRRVAVFAGAPYGVNMDGLREMAVNRWYSGPKEDVRLMDGPAVIATIVYLEITGPDLDAAFDLATVEGGTAHGFCVWFDSELAPGVMLSNSPALEETVFRRAFFPFERPLRLRAQDRVRVRLRAALHGPDYVWTWETHGADAGAAAHFRQSTFRGYPIR, from the coding sequence GTGTATAACCTGAACGAGTACGCCTTTCTGCTGGGCGATCCGCGGCGGATGCGCGCGTACGGCGACGCCATCGCGCGGACGGTGGGTCAGGGCTCGGTGGTCGTCGACCTCGGCGCCGGGGGCGGCGTGCTCGCGGTTCTCGCCGCGAAGGCCGGGGCGCGCCGCGTGTACGCGATCGAAGCGATGCCTCTCGGCTCCGTCGTTGCGGATGCGGCCCGGCGGTCCGGCGTCGGCGAGATCGTCACGTTCGTCCATGGTCTGTCCACCGAGGTGACGCTCCCGGAGCGCGCTGACGTGATCGTGTCGGATCTGCACGGCGTGCTGCCGCACTTCCGCGAGCACTTGCCGGCGATCGTCGACGCACGCGAACGGTTCCTGCGTGACGGCGGCGCGCTCATTCCCGCACGCGAATGGCTGCAGGCGGCGCTCGCCGATGCGCCGGACCTGTATCAGCGGCGCGTGGCGGTTTTCGCCGGCGCGCCGTACGGCGTCAACATGGACGGGTTGCGCGAGATGGCCGTCAACCGCTGGTACTCCGGCCCGAAAGAGGACGTGCGTCTCATGGACGGGCCGGCTGTCATCGCCACAATCGTGTACTTGGAGATCACGGGCCCGGATCTCGATGCCGCCTTCGACCTTGCCACCGTCGAGGGGGGAACGGCGCACGGCTTCTGCGTCTGGTTCGACAGCGAGCTTGCGCCGGGTGTGATGCTGTCGAACAGCCCGGCCCTCGAGGAGACGGTCTTCCGCCGCGCGTTCTTTCCGTTCGAACGGCCGCTGCGGCTTCGAGCGCAGGACCGCGTGCGCGTCCGCCTCCGCGCGGCGCTCCACGGACCGGACTACGTGTGGACCTGGGAGACGCACGGCGCCGATGCCGGAGCGGCCGCCCATTTCCGGCAGTCCACTTTTCGCGGTTACCCGATCCGATGA
- a CDS encoding ABC transporter permease, with translation MIAWALQLRAFVLRDFVTDVSYRVSFAISVLDALAGVGAYYMLSTMIGARPGGYDAFAFILTGLVMNSAMSAALVCHSQAIRASQQSGTLPLLAASPLRSRRLLTLSAGYPLLRASLEGALYLCAGVWLGVTLRGAGLAGALLVFAVSLGAFSAIGMLSAACTVVWKRGDPIPWLFEAASWLLGGVFFPVELLPAPLQAISRLLPITYALDAIRPALLSAAGIGEILNGALPLVAFAALALPLAFVAFDRALARARAEGTLRQF, from the coding sequence ATGATCGCGTGGGCGCTCCAGCTCCGCGCGTTCGTGCTTCGCGACTTTGTCACCGACGTCAGCTACCGCGTGTCGTTTGCGATCAGCGTCCTGGACGCCTTGGCCGGCGTCGGCGCGTATTACATGCTGTCGACGATGATCGGGGCGCGGCCGGGCGGCTACGATGCGTTTGCGTTCATCCTGACGGGCCTCGTGATGAACAGCGCCATGTCCGCGGCCCTCGTGTGCCACTCGCAGGCGATCCGCGCCAGCCAGCAGAGCGGGACGCTGCCGCTCCTCGCCGCATCACCGCTGAGGTCGCGCAGGCTCCTGACGCTCTCGGCCGGATACCCCCTGCTGCGCGCGTCGCTCGAGGGCGCTCTCTACCTCTGTGCCGGCGTGTGGCTCGGCGTGACGCTGCGGGGCGCCGGCCTCGCCGGCGCGCTGCTCGTGTTCGCGGTATCGCTCGGGGCGTTCAGCGCGATCGGCATGTTGTCGGCCGCCTGCACGGTCGTCTGGAAGCGAGGCGACCCGATTCCCTGGCTGTTCGAGGCCGCGTCCTGGCTGCTCGGCGGCGTGTTCTTTCCCGTGGAGCTGCTGCCCGCGCCGCTGCAGGCGATCTCGAGGCTGCTGCCGATCACCTACGCGCTCGACGCCATCCGCCCCGCCCTGCTGTCAGCGGCCGGCATCGGCGAGATCCTGAACGGCGCGCTGCCGCTCGTCGCCTTCGCGGCGCTGGCGCTCCCGCTGGCCTTCGTCGCGTTCGACCGCGCGCTGGCGCGCGCGCGCGCGGAAGGGACGCTGAGGCAGTTCTGA
- a CDS encoding YebC/PmpR family DNA-binding transcriptional regulator: MSGHSKWHTIKHKKGAADAKRGKIFTRIIKELTVAARNGGGDPDSNPRLRTVIADAKAVNMPAENIKRAIRRGTGEEPGMSYEEVMYEGYGPGGAAVLIDVLTDNKNRTVGEIRHILSKNGGNLGAENSVAWMFDRKGYIVVEKSKADEERLMDAALEAGADDLRDDGDNWEIITAPEAYPQVLDAVKKMNVEPASADIAMLPQNYVKLEGRTAGQMVKLMDALDDHDDVRRVWSNFDIEEKEIEASLA; the protein is encoded by the coding sequence ATGTCCGGCCATTCCAAGTGGCACACGATCAAGCACAAGAAGGGTGCCGCGGATGCCAAGCGCGGCAAGATCTTCACCCGCATCATCAAGGAACTGACGGTCGCCGCTCGGAACGGCGGCGGTGATCCCGATTCGAATCCCAGGCTGCGCACGGTGATCGCGGACGCCAAGGCTGTCAACATGCCCGCCGAGAACATCAAGCGGGCGATCCGCCGCGGCACGGGCGAAGAGCCGGGGATGTCGTACGAAGAGGTGATGTACGAAGGGTACGGCCCCGGCGGCGCGGCGGTGCTGATCGACGTGCTCACGGACAACAAGAACCGCACGGTCGGCGAGATCCGCCACATTCTGTCCAAGAACGGCGGCAACCTCGGCGCCGAGAACTCCGTCGCCTGGATGTTCGACCGCAAGGGCTACATCGTCGTCGAGAAGAGCAAGGCTGACGAGGAGCGGTTGATGGACGCGGCGCTCGAGGCGGGCGCGGACGATCTCCGCGACGATGGCGACAACTGGGAGATCATCACGGCGCCGGAAGCCTACCCGCAGGTGCTCGACGCGGTGAAAAAGATGAACGTCGAGCCCGCGAGCGCCGACATCGCGATGCTGCCGCAGAACTACGTGAAGCTCGAGGGCCGCACGGCGGGCCAGATGGTGAAGCTCATGGACGCGCTCGACGATCACGACGACGTGCGCCGCGTCTGGTCGAACTTCGATATCGAGGAGAAGGAGATCGAGGCCTCCCTCGCGTGA
- the ruvB gene encoding Holliday junction branch migration DNA helicase RuvB gives MNDRLLASVRADEDVQYESGLRPRTLDDYIGQDRVRENLHVSIAAAKQRREAIDHVLLYGPPGLGKTTLAYVIGNEMGVPVRATAGPVIEKPGDLAAMLTNLQEREVLFIDEIHRLSPSIEEILYPAMEDYELDIVIGQGPGARSVKVPLQKFTLVGATTRAGMLTGPLRARFGIVHRLDFYTEADIREIVRRSARILGVTIDEQALGEISRRSRGTPRVANRLLRRVRDFAQVRAAGDITAPVAADALKLLEVDEHGFDEVDRRLLRTIIDKFNGGPVGVNTLAAAISEDKDAIEDIYEPFLMQIGFLDRTPRGRVATARAYEYFGLDAPGKDSRLW, from the coding sequence GTGAACGATCGGCTCCTCGCGTCCGTCCGTGCCGACGAGGACGTCCAGTACGAGTCCGGGCTGCGGCCGCGCACGCTGGACGACTACATCGGGCAGGACCGGGTCCGCGAGAACCTGCACGTGTCGATTGCCGCGGCCAAACAGCGCCGCGAGGCGATCGATCACGTGCTGCTCTACGGCCCGCCGGGACTGGGCAAGACGACGCTGGCCTACGTCATCGGCAACGAGATGGGCGTGCCGGTGCGTGCGACGGCGGGACCCGTGATCGAGAAGCCGGGCGATCTGGCCGCGATGCTCACGAACCTGCAGGAGCGCGAGGTCCTGTTCATCGACGAGATCCACCGCCTGAGCCCGTCCATCGAGGAGATCCTCTATCCGGCGATGGAGGACTACGAGCTGGACATCGTCATCGGGCAGGGGCCGGGCGCGCGATCGGTGAAGGTGCCGCTGCAGAAGTTCACGCTCGTGGGCGCGACCACGCGCGCGGGGATGCTGACCGGGCCGCTGCGCGCCCGCTTCGGCATCGTCCACCGGCTGGATTTCTACACCGAGGCGGACATCCGTGAGATCGTGCGGCGGTCGGCGCGGATCCTCGGCGTCACCATCGATGAACAGGCGCTCGGAGAGATCTCGCGGCGCTCGCGCGGCACGCCACGCGTGGCGAACCGGCTGCTGCGGCGCGTGCGCGACTTCGCGCAGGTGCGCGCGGCCGGGGATATCACGGCGCCGGTGGCGGCCGACGCGCTGAAGCTGCTCGAGGTGGACGAGCACGGGTTCGACGAGGTCGACCGGCGGCTGCTGCGCACGATCATCGACAAGTTCAACGGCGGGCCGGTGGGCGTGAACACGCTCGCCGCCGCGATCAGCGAAGACAAGGACGCGATCGAGGACATCTACGAGCCGTTTCTGATGCAGATCGGCTTCCTCGACCGCACCCCGCGCGGCCGCGTCGCGACCGCGCGGGCGTACGAGTATTTCGGACTGGACGCTCCGGGAAAGGACTCGCGACTGTGGTGA
- a CDS encoding ABC transporter ATP-binding protein — translation MTRRPPAPGPLVAAEHLTRAFAAVRGRAPVEAVADVSFRVEVNEVVGVVGTNGAGKTTLLDMLATTLAPTRGTARIGGFDIRDAAGAARGIIGYVPAGGRALYPRLTVRQNLQFFAALYGLTGPQADARIAELLEVCGAAACDRVRVDRVSDGMAARVALARAMLHGPRLLLLDEPERSVDPVHRPVLLGAIRRFADRAGGGAVIVTHGLDDVLEVCDRVMVMRDGRLVETLDLRRGVRDRELISRAIAGEAAV, via the coding sequence GTGACCAGGCGACCTCCGGCGCCCGGACCGCTTGTCGCGGCCGAGCACCTGACGCGAGCGTTCGCCGCAGTACGCGGACGGGCGCCCGTCGAGGCCGTGGCGGACGTGTCCTTCCGCGTGGAGGTCAACGAGGTCGTCGGGGTCGTCGGCACCAACGGCGCCGGCAAGACCACGCTGCTGGACATGCTCGCGACGACCTTGGCGCCGACCCGCGGGACGGCGCGCATCGGGGGATTCGACATTCGTGACGCGGCGGGGGCGGCGCGCGGCATCATCGGCTACGTGCCCGCGGGCGGGCGGGCGCTGTATCCGCGTCTCACCGTCAGGCAGAACCTGCAGTTCTTTGCCGCGCTCTACGGCTTGACCGGCCCGCAGGCGGACGCGCGGATCGCGGAGTTGCTGGAGGTCTGCGGCGCCGCTGCGTGCGATCGCGTGCGCGTCGATCGCGTGTCGGATGGGATGGCGGCGCGCGTGGCGCTCGCGCGGGCGATGCTCCACGGCCCGAGGCTGCTGCTGCTCGACGAACCGGAACGATCCGTCGATCCCGTGCACCGCCCGGTGCTGCTCGGGGCGATCCGCCGGTTCGCCGATCGCGCCGGGGGCGGGGCCGTCATCGTCACGCACGGGCTCGATGACGTGCTGGAGGTCTGCGACCGCGTCATGGTGATGCGCGACGGCCGGCTGGTCGAGACGCTCGATCTGCGGCGCGGCGTGCGCGATCGCGAGCTGATCTCGCGCGCGATCGCCGGCGAGGCCGCCGTATGA
- the ruvC gene encoding crossover junction endodeoxyribonuclease RuvC has translation MKIFGIDPGSERTGYGCIETDGSRHRLVICGAIGAAPSVDFSERLLIIHDGLRALLEEHRPDAVAIEDIFYARNVRSALKLGHARGVALLAATEAGVPVTAYSPAEVKRAVVGYGRAEKQQVQRMVCLLLGLTAAPSPYDASDALAIAICHLHTAAPAGTRVPVPIATGLPRTWRRFDPSMHSSKKLH, from the coding sequence GTGAAGATCTTCGGAATCGATCCCGGTTCCGAGCGCACCGGCTACGGTTGCATCGAGACCGACGGCAGCCGGCACCGGCTGGTCATCTGCGGCGCGATCGGCGCCGCGCCGAGCGTCGACTTTTCCGAGCGGCTCCTGATCATCCATGACGGCCTCCGCGCCCTGCTCGAGGAGCACCGGCCCGATGCCGTCGCGATCGAGGACATCTTCTACGCGCGCAACGTGCGCAGCGCGTTGAAGCTGGGACACGCGCGCGGCGTCGCGCTGCTCGCGGCGACGGAGGCGGGCGTGCCGGTCACGGCGTATTCGCCGGCGGAAGTCAAGCGGGCCGTCGTCGGGTACGGCCGTGCGGAGAAGCAGCAGGTGCAGCGCATGGTGTGCCTGCTGCTCGGGCTCACGGCGGCCCCCTCGCCGTATGACGCGTCGGACGCGCTGGCGATCGCCATCTGCCACCTGCACACGGCCGCGCCCGCCGGCACCCGCGTGCCCGTGCCGATTGCGACGGGGCTGCCGCGCACCTGGCGCCGTTTCGATCCGTCGATGCATTCGTCGAAGAAACTGCATTGA
- the ruvA gene encoding Holliday junction branch migration protein RuvA: MIAFLSGRILDRHPQRIIVDVHGVGYDVQVPLSTFYNLPDAGGDVALHVHTHVREDAIALFGFATRLELELFERLIAISGVGPKLALAVLSGIEPGELVRAVRLQDVARLTTIPGVGKKTSERIALELKDKLPKGLQADVTRPRSPQDELRDDVISALLNLGYQRTAAEKAIEKAADGGGSFQDVLKRALRALAT; this comes from the coding sequence TTGATCGCATTCCTGAGCGGGCGCATCCTCGACAGGCATCCGCAGCGCATCATCGTCGATGTCCACGGTGTGGGCTACGACGTCCAGGTGCCGCTGTCGACGTTTTACAATCTGCCCGATGCGGGCGGCGACGTGGCGCTGCACGTCCATACGCACGTGCGGGAGGACGCGATTGCGCTCTTCGGGTTCGCGACGCGGCTGGAGCTGGAGCTGTTCGAACGCCTGATTGCGATCAGCGGCGTCGGCCCGAAGCTGGCCCTCGCGGTGCTGTCGGGCATCGAACCCGGCGAGCTGGTTCGTGCGGTGCGGCTGCAGGATGTCGCCCGCCTGACGACGATCCCCGGCGTGGGCAAGAAGACGTCCGAGCGGATCGCGCTCGAGCTGAAGGACAAGCTGCCGAAGGGACTGCAGGCGGACGTCACCAGGCCGCGCTCGCCGCAGGACGAGCTGCGTGACGACGTGATCTCGGCGCTGCTGAACCTCGGGTATCAGCGCACCGCCGCGGAGAAGGCGATCGAGAAGGCCGCGGACGGGGGCGGCAGCTTCCAGGACGTGTTGAAGCGCGCGCTGAGGGCGCTGGCGACGTGA